A genomic window from Sulfurospirillum multivorans DSM 12446 includes:
- a CDS encoding nitrogenase-stabilizing/protective protein NifW, translating to MRTLEQYYELKDAEDFFEFFGVDYDKHIVEVKRFHIMKEYGTLIKKGFENFNGDEKYLMDFLKFALIRVYMDYKHGHAPSAAEVWGMLEDGKAKGCLACTTATEGGNCAC from the coding sequence ATGAGAACGCTTGAGCAATATTATGAACTGAAAGATGCAGAAGATTTTTTTGAATTTTTTGGTGTTGACTACGACAAACACATTGTGGAAGTCAAGCGTTTTCATATTATGAAAGAGTATGGAACCCTCATTAAAAAAGGGTTTGAAAACTTTAACGGCGATGAAAAATACTTGATGGACTTTTTAAAGTTTGCTTTGATTCGTGTCTATATGGACTATAAACATGGACATGCCCCAAGTGCTGCTGAGGTGTGGGGAATGCTTGAAGATGGTAAAGCCAAAGGCTGTTTGGCATGTACCACTGCAACGGAAGGAGGAAACTGTGCCTGCTAG
- a CDS encoding nitrogen fixation protein NifZ: MPASEEVVLHNNVMAKLSGKDEAKAKFFLGQKVKLLEDVKNDGTYPYLKIGDVMIKKGSVGYIRGMGEFLQVIRVYEVHFLDAEAVIEVIGCREHELEAMEPYRDLDAEETEWMIAHYKQ; this comes from the coding sequence GTGCCTGCTAGCGAAGAAGTTGTTTTACACAACAACGTGATGGCAAAACTTTCAGGTAAAGACGAAGCGAAAGCGAAGTTTTTTCTCGGTCAAAAGGTCAAACTTTTGGAAGACGTCAAAAACGATGGTACCTATCCGTATCTCAAAATTGGCGATGTGATGATTAAAAAAGGCTCAGTCGGTTACATTCGTGGTATGGGTGAGTTTTTACAAGTCATTCGTGTGTATGAAGTCCATTTTTTAGATGCTGAAGCGGTTATTGAAGTCATTGGGTGTAGGGAACATGAGCTTGAAGCGATGGAACCTTACCGTGATCTTGATGCGGAAGAGACAGAATGGATGATAGCTCATTATAAGCAATAA
- a CDS encoding 2Fe-2S iron-sulfur cluster-binding protein, producing MTTRVEIINDFLAINVKPGATIQDVVEASGSALPFGCRDGQCGTCVVEIVQGMEFLSAKNEKEFKVLKEVCAGTCSENARLACQMKIDKPNGVVRIKY from the coding sequence ATGACAACAAGAGTAGAAATTATCAATGATTTTTTAGCAATCAATGTAAAACCGGGCGCAACCATTCAAGATGTCGTCGAAGCGAGTGGTAGTGCACTCCCTTTCGGCTGTCGCGATGGTCAATGCGGCACATGTGTGGTTGAAATCGTACAAGGTATGGAGTTCTTATCAGCTAAAAATGAGAAAGAATTCAAAGTTCTTAAAGAAGTATGTGCGGGCACATGTTCAGAGAATGCACGCCTTGCCTGTCAGATGAAAATCGACAAACCAAACGGCGTTGTTCGTATTAAATACTAA
- the rpoN gene encoding RNA polymerase factor sigma-54 translates to MRSINLEFKQKQSLNLSLKLWLPLLQLPLQELSTHLETLSYENPFLEVKRPFEQNLGSSHGIVEELVLGSESLHEKIIEQIVPPLFPTPISQKVAHEILCDINEEGYFDGDIEAIAVTCGVYTEYVERIRQRFSKLEPYGIGSRESHESFVFQLDALSDDIDDELYNLVLKMIDQMAKVDKFSRHGRFEEAKAIIKKFANPPAIEYQATPKQIIPDFYVEVDDDIRLRINNDYYPDILITDPFSSKSENIKEKLKEARDIVNLLELRKTTLYKIVLLVVERQLSFFVGGELKPLNMSTLAEELSFAESTISRAISNKYIESKQGIFPLKSFFTNAVATKELSSSEIKNFINQQIEYEDKSEPLTDDDLLERIEKRFNIKMVRRTITKYRKLMNVASSKERKKIYKVQA, encoded by the coding sequence ATGAGAAGTATCAACCTAGAATTCAAACAGAAGCAGAGTTTAAACCTCTCTTTGAAGCTTTGGCTCCCACTGTTACAACTACCTCTTCAAGAGTTAAGTACGCACCTAGAAACATTGTCGTACGAAAACCCTTTTTTAGAAGTAAAACGCCCTTTTGAGCAAAACCTAGGTTCAAGCCATGGGATCGTTGAAGAGTTGGTACTTGGAAGCGAATCGTTGCATGAAAAAATCATCGAACAAATCGTTCCACCTCTTTTTCCAACACCTATTTCTCAAAAAGTAGCGCATGAAATTCTCTGTGATATCAACGAAGAGGGCTATTTTGATGGCGATATTGAAGCCATTGCCGTGACCTGTGGTGTTTATACCGAGTATGTTGAGCGCATTCGCCAACGCTTCTCCAAGTTAGAGCCTTATGGTATCGGCTCACGTGAGAGCCACGAATCGTTTGTCTTTCAACTTGATGCGCTCAGCGATGACATCGACGATGAACTCTATAACCTAGTGCTTAAGATGATCGACCAGATGGCAAAGGTCGATAAATTCTCCAGACATGGACGTTTTGAAGAGGCCAAAGCGATCATCAAAAAATTTGCCAATCCTCCTGCAATTGAGTATCAAGCAACACCAAAACAGATTATTCCCGATTTTTACGTCGAGGTGGATGATGACATCAGGCTGCGCATTAACAACGACTATTATCCTGACATTTTGATTACCGATCCTTTTTCAAGCAAGAGTGAAAACATCAAAGAGAAGCTCAAAGAGGCGCGCGACATCGTCAATCTTTTGGAACTTCGCAAAACAACGCTTTACAAAATTGTGCTTTTAGTCGTTGAGCGTCAACTCTCCTTTTTTGTGGGGGGCGAGCTAAAACCTCTGAATATGAGCACGCTTGCCGAAGAGCTCTCGTTTGCAGAATCGACCATTTCACGGGCGATTTCAAACAAATACATTGAATCCAAGCAGGGTATTTTCCCACTTAAATCGTTTTTCACCAATGCTGTCGCGACCAAAGAGCTCTCTTCGTCTGAGATCAAGAATTTTATCAATCAACAGATCGAATACGAAGATAAAAGTGAACCACTGACAGATGATGATCTTTTAGAGCGCATCGAGAAG